A genome region from Engraulis encrasicolus isolate BLACKSEA-1 chromosome 6, IST_EnEncr_1.0, whole genome shotgun sequence includes the following:
- the rxrgb gene encoding retinoic acid receptor RXR-gamma-B isoform X4: MDNNDPYLHLMPMSSPASSMPPMSSGGGMGHHPSVISSSRPLASPMSTLGSPLNGLASPYSVINSSSLGSPAVSLPSTPGMGPFGSLHSPQMNSMNNVSSSEDIKPPPGLSLGLSYQSTSPGGLSKHICAICGDRSSGKHYGVYSCEGCKGFFKRTIRKDLTYTCRDNKDCMIDKRQRNRCQYCRYQKCLAMGMKREAVQEERQRGKEKSDTEVESTSSFNEDMPVEKILDAELAVEPKTDNYTEGGSGNSTNDPVTNICQAADKQLFTLVEWAKRIPHFSDLPLDDQVILLRAGWNELLIASFSHRSVTVKDGILLATGLHVHRSSAHSAGVGSIFDRVLTELVSKMKDMQMDKTELGCLRAIVLFNPDAKGLSNPQEVEALREKVYASLESYTKHKYPDQPGRFAKLLLRLPALRSIGLKCLEHLFFFKLIGDTPIDTFLMEMLETPHQIT, translated from the exons TGCCCATGAGTTCCCCGGCGTCGTCCATGCCCCCCATGAGCAGCGGCGGGGGCATGGGGCACCACCCGTCCGTCATCAGCTCGTCCCGGCCCCTGGCGTCTCCCATGAGCACCCTGGGCTCCCCGCTCAACGGCCTGGCCTCCCCCTACTCAGTCATCAACTCCTCATCGCTCGGCTCGCCCGCCGTCTCCCTGCCCTCCACGCCTGGCATGGGGCCCTTCGGATCCCTGCACAGTCCACAG atgaaCTCTATGAACAATGTGAGTAGTTCGGAGGACATCAAGCCTCCTCCAGGGTTGTCATTGGGCCTCAGCTACCAGTCCACCAGCCCCGGCGGCCTCTCCAAACACATCTGTGCCATCTGTGGAGACCGctcgtcag GGAAGCACTACGGTGTGTACAGCTGCGAGGGCTGTAAAGGCTTCTTCAAGAGAACTATCCGGAAAGACCTGACCTACACCTGCCGCGACAACAAGGACTGCATGATCGACAAGCGGCAGCGGAACCGCTGCCAGTACTGCCGCTACCAGAAGTGCCTAGCCATGGGCATGAAGAGagaag CGGTCCAGGAAGAGAGGCAGCGAGGCAAGGAGAAGAGCGACACCGAGGTGGAGTCCACCAGCAGCTTCAACGAGGACATGCCGGTGGAGAAGATCCTGGACGCAGAGCTGGCCGTCGAACCCAAGACCGACAACTACACggagggaggatcgggaaactCG acaaacGACCCGGTGACTAACATCTGCCAGGCGGCGGATAAGCAGCTGTTCACCCTGGTGGAGTGGGCCAAGCGCATCCCCCACTTCTCAGACCTCCCCCTCGACGACCAGGTCATCCTCCTCCGCGCAg gatggaATGAGCTCCTGATCGCCTCCTTCTCCCATCGCTCGGTGACGGTGAAAGATGGCATCCTATTGGCTACGGGCCTGCACGTGCACAGGAGCAGCGCTCACAGCGCAGGAGTGGGCTCCATCTTTGACAG GGTACTTACTGAACTGGTATCGAAGATGAAGGACATGCAGATGGACAAGACAGAGCTGGGCTGCTTAAGGGCTATCGTCCTCTTCAATCCAG ATGCCAAAGGCCTGTCCAATCCCCAGGAGGTGGAGGCGCTGCGGGAGAAAGTTTACGCCTCCCTGGAGTCCTACACCAAACACAAATACCCAGATCAACCTGGCAG gtTTGCCAAGCTGCTGCTGCGTCTGCCAGCTCTGCGCTCCATTGGCCTGAAGTGTCTGGAGCACTTGTTCTTCTTCAAGCTGATTGGTGACACGCCCATCGACACATTCCTCATGGAGATGTTGGAGACGCCCCACCAGATCACATGA
- the rxrgb gene encoding retinoic acid receptor RXR-gamma-B isoform X3 — protein sequence MDNNDPYLHLNTSVPMSSPASSMPPMSSGGGMGHHPSVISSSRPLASPMSTLGSPLNGLASPYSVINSSSLGSPAVSLPSTPGMGPFGSLHSPQMNSMNNVSSSEDIKPPPGLSLGLSYQSTSPGGLSKHICAICGDRSSGKHYGVYSCEGCKGFFKRTIRKDLTYTCRDNKDCMIDKRQRNRCQYCRYQKCLAMGMKREAVQEERQRGKEKSDTEVESTSSFNEDMPVEKILDAELAVEPKTDNYTEGGSGNSTNDPVTNICQAADKQLFTLVEWAKRIPHFSDLPLDDQVILLRAGWNELLIASFSHRSVTVKDGILLATGLHVHRSSAHSAGVGSIFDRVLTELVSKMKDMQMDKTELGCLRAIVLFNPDAKGLSNPQEVEALREKVYASLESYTKHKYPDQPGRFAKLLLRLPALRSIGLKCLEHLFFFKLIGDTPIDTFLMEMLETPHQIT from the exons ACACGTCAGTGCCCATGAGTTCCCCGGCGTCGTCCATGCCCCCCATGAGCAGCGGCGGGGGCATGGGGCACCACCCGTCCGTCATCAGCTCGTCCCGGCCCCTGGCGTCTCCCATGAGCACCCTGGGCTCCCCGCTCAACGGCCTGGCCTCCCCCTACTCAGTCATCAACTCCTCATCGCTCGGCTCGCCCGCCGTCTCCCTGCCCTCCACGCCTGGCATGGGGCCCTTCGGATCCCTGCACAGTCCACAG atgaaCTCTATGAACAATGTGAGTAGTTCGGAGGACATCAAGCCTCCTCCAGGGTTGTCATTGGGCCTCAGCTACCAGTCCACCAGCCCCGGCGGCCTCTCCAAACACATCTGTGCCATCTGTGGAGACCGctcgtcag GGAAGCACTACGGTGTGTACAGCTGCGAGGGCTGTAAAGGCTTCTTCAAGAGAACTATCCGGAAAGACCTGACCTACACCTGCCGCGACAACAAGGACTGCATGATCGACAAGCGGCAGCGGAACCGCTGCCAGTACTGCCGCTACCAGAAGTGCCTAGCCATGGGCATGAAGAGagaag CGGTCCAGGAAGAGAGGCAGCGAGGCAAGGAGAAGAGCGACACCGAGGTGGAGTCCACCAGCAGCTTCAACGAGGACATGCCGGTGGAGAAGATCCTGGACGCAGAGCTGGCCGTCGAACCCAAGACCGACAACTACACggagggaggatcgggaaactCG acaaacGACCCGGTGACTAACATCTGCCAGGCGGCGGATAAGCAGCTGTTCACCCTGGTGGAGTGGGCCAAGCGCATCCCCCACTTCTCAGACCTCCCCCTCGACGACCAGGTCATCCTCCTCCGCGCAg gatggaATGAGCTCCTGATCGCCTCCTTCTCCCATCGCTCGGTGACGGTGAAAGATGGCATCCTATTGGCTACGGGCCTGCACGTGCACAGGAGCAGCGCTCACAGCGCAGGAGTGGGCTCCATCTTTGACAG GGTACTTACTGAACTGGTATCGAAGATGAAGGACATGCAGATGGACAAGACAGAGCTGGGCTGCTTAAGGGCTATCGTCCTCTTCAATCCAG ATGCCAAAGGCCTGTCCAATCCCCAGGAGGTGGAGGCGCTGCGGGAGAAAGTTTACGCCTCCCTGGAGTCCTACACCAAACACAAATACCCAGATCAACCTGGCAG gtTTGCCAAGCTGCTGCTGCGTCTGCCAGCTCTGCGCTCCATTGGCCTGAAGTGTCTGGAGCACTTGTTCTTCTTCAAGCTGATTGGTGACACGCCCATCGACACATTCCTCATGGAGATGTTGGAGACGCCCCACCAGATCACATGA
- the rxrgb gene encoding retinoic acid receptor RXR-gamma-B isoform X2 encodes MWHPAVSPVVASSTHHYAPEAGSYGGHLPMSSPASSMPPMSSGGGMGHHPSVISSSRPLASPMSTLGSPLNGLASPYSVINSSSLGSPAVSLPSTPGMGPFGSLHSPQMNSMNNVSSSEDIKPPPGLSLGLSYQSTSPGGLSKHICAICGDRSSGKHYGVYSCEGCKGFFKRTIRKDLTYTCRDNKDCMIDKRQRNRCQYCRYQKCLAMGMKREAVQEERQRGKEKSDTEVESTSSFNEDMPVEKILDAELAVEPKTDNYTEGGSGNSTNDPVTNICQAADKQLFTLVEWAKRIPHFSDLPLDDQVILLRAGWNELLIASFSHRSVTVKDGILLATGLHVHRSSAHSAGVGSIFDRVLTELVSKMKDMQMDKTELGCLRAIVLFNPDAKGLSNPQEVEALREKVYASLESYTKHKYPDQPGRFAKLLLRLPALRSIGLKCLEHLFFFKLIGDTPIDTFLMEMLETPHQIT; translated from the exons ATGTGGCACCCGGCTGTGTCGCCCGTCGTAGCCAGCAGTACCCACCACTACGCTCCAGAGGCAGGCAGCTACGGCGGCCACT TGCCCATGAGTTCCCCGGCGTCGTCCATGCCCCCCATGAGCAGCGGCGGGGGCATGGGGCACCACCCGTCCGTCATCAGCTCGTCCCGGCCCCTGGCGTCTCCCATGAGCACCCTGGGCTCCCCGCTCAACGGCCTGGCCTCCCCCTACTCAGTCATCAACTCCTCATCGCTCGGCTCGCCCGCCGTCTCCCTGCCCTCCACGCCTGGCATGGGGCCCTTCGGATCCCTGCACAGTCCACAG atgaaCTCTATGAACAATGTGAGTAGTTCGGAGGACATCAAGCCTCCTCCAGGGTTGTCATTGGGCCTCAGCTACCAGTCCACCAGCCCCGGCGGCCTCTCCAAACACATCTGTGCCATCTGTGGAGACCGctcgtcag GGAAGCACTACGGTGTGTACAGCTGCGAGGGCTGTAAAGGCTTCTTCAAGAGAACTATCCGGAAAGACCTGACCTACACCTGCCGCGACAACAAGGACTGCATGATCGACAAGCGGCAGCGGAACCGCTGCCAGTACTGCCGCTACCAGAAGTGCCTAGCCATGGGCATGAAGAGagaag CGGTCCAGGAAGAGAGGCAGCGAGGCAAGGAGAAGAGCGACACCGAGGTGGAGTCCACCAGCAGCTTCAACGAGGACATGCCGGTGGAGAAGATCCTGGACGCAGAGCTGGCCGTCGAACCCAAGACCGACAACTACACggagggaggatcgggaaactCG acaaacGACCCGGTGACTAACATCTGCCAGGCGGCGGATAAGCAGCTGTTCACCCTGGTGGAGTGGGCCAAGCGCATCCCCCACTTCTCAGACCTCCCCCTCGACGACCAGGTCATCCTCCTCCGCGCAg gatggaATGAGCTCCTGATCGCCTCCTTCTCCCATCGCTCGGTGACGGTGAAAGATGGCATCCTATTGGCTACGGGCCTGCACGTGCACAGGAGCAGCGCTCACAGCGCAGGAGTGGGCTCCATCTTTGACAG GGTACTTACTGAACTGGTATCGAAGATGAAGGACATGCAGATGGACAAGACAGAGCTGGGCTGCTTAAGGGCTATCGTCCTCTTCAATCCAG ATGCCAAAGGCCTGTCCAATCCCCAGGAGGTGGAGGCGCTGCGGGAGAAAGTTTACGCCTCCCTGGAGTCCTACACCAAACACAAATACCCAGATCAACCTGGCAG gtTTGCCAAGCTGCTGCTGCGTCTGCCAGCTCTGCGCTCCATTGGCCTGAAGTGTCTGGAGCACTTGTTCTTCTTCAAGCTGATTGGTGACACGCCCATCGACACATTCCTCATGGAGATGTTGGAGACGCCCCACCAGATCACATGA
- the rxrgb gene encoding retinoic acid receptor RXR-gamma-B isoform X1, with protein MWHPAVSPVVASSTHHYAPEAGSYGGHYTSVPMSSPASSMPPMSSGGGMGHHPSVISSSRPLASPMSTLGSPLNGLASPYSVINSSSLGSPAVSLPSTPGMGPFGSLHSPQMNSMNNVSSSEDIKPPPGLSLGLSYQSTSPGGLSKHICAICGDRSSGKHYGVYSCEGCKGFFKRTIRKDLTYTCRDNKDCMIDKRQRNRCQYCRYQKCLAMGMKREAVQEERQRGKEKSDTEVESTSSFNEDMPVEKILDAELAVEPKTDNYTEGGSGNSTNDPVTNICQAADKQLFTLVEWAKRIPHFSDLPLDDQVILLRAGWNELLIASFSHRSVTVKDGILLATGLHVHRSSAHSAGVGSIFDRVLTELVSKMKDMQMDKTELGCLRAIVLFNPDAKGLSNPQEVEALREKVYASLESYTKHKYPDQPGRFAKLLLRLPALRSIGLKCLEHLFFFKLIGDTPIDTFLMEMLETPHQIT; from the exons ATGTGGCACCCGGCTGTGTCGCCCGTCGTAGCCAGCAGTACCCACCACTACGCTCCAGAGGCAGGCAGCTACGGCGGCCACT ACACGTCAGTGCCCATGAGTTCCCCGGCGTCGTCCATGCCCCCCATGAGCAGCGGCGGGGGCATGGGGCACCACCCGTCCGTCATCAGCTCGTCCCGGCCCCTGGCGTCTCCCATGAGCACCCTGGGCTCCCCGCTCAACGGCCTGGCCTCCCCCTACTCAGTCATCAACTCCTCATCGCTCGGCTCGCCCGCCGTCTCCCTGCCCTCCACGCCTGGCATGGGGCCCTTCGGATCCCTGCACAGTCCACAG atgaaCTCTATGAACAATGTGAGTAGTTCGGAGGACATCAAGCCTCCTCCAGGGTTGTCATTGGGCCTCAGCTACCAGTCCACCAGCCCCGGCGGCCTCTCCAAACACATCTGTGCCATCTGTGGAGACCGctcgtcag GGAAGCACTACGGTGTGTACAGCTGCGAGGGCTGTAAAGGCTTCTTCAAGAGAACTATCCGGAAAGACCTGACCTACACCTGCCGCGACAACAAGGACTGCATGATCGACAAGCGGCAGCGGAACCGCTGCCAGTACTGCCGCTACCAGAAGTGCCTAGCCATGGGCATGAAGAGagaag CGGTCCAGGAAGAGAGGCAGCGAGGCAAGGAGAAGAGCGACACCGAGGTGGAGTCCACCAGCAGCTTCAACGAGGACATGCCGGTGGAGAAGATCCTGGACGCAGAGCTGGCCGTCGAACCCAAGACCGACAACTACACggagggaggatcgggaaactCG acaaacGACCCGGTGACTAACATCTGCCAGGCGGCGGATAAGCAGCTGTTCACCCTGGTGGAGTGGGCCAAGCGCATCCCCCACTTCTCAGACCTCCCCCTCGACGACCAGGTCATCCTCCTCCGCGCAg gatggaATGAGCTCCTGATCGCCTCCTTCTCCCATCGCTCGGTGACGGTGAAAGATGGCATCCTATTGGCTACGGGCCTGCACGTGCACAGGAGCAGCGCTCACAGCGCAGGAGTGGGCTCCATCTTTGACAG GGTACTTACTGAACTGGTATCGAAGATGAAGGACATGCAGATGGACAAGACAGAGCTGGGCTGCTTAAGGGCTATCGTCCTCTTCAATCCAG ATGCCAAAGGCCTGTCCAATCCCCAGGAGGTGGAGGCGCTGCGGGAGAAAGTTTACGCCTCCCTGGAGTCCTACACCAAACACAAATACCCAGATCAACCTGGCAG gtTTGCCAAGCTGCTGCTGCGTCTGCCAGCTCTGCGCTCCATTGGCCTGAAGTGTCTGGAGCACTTGTTCTTCTTCAAGCTGATTGGTGACACGCCCATCGACACATTCCTCATGGAGATGTTGGAGACGCCCCACCAGATCACATGA